The DNA sequence AAAGGTTGTGATAAGTATTGTACTTATTGTATCGTTCCTTACACTCGTGGCCGTGAGCGTTCAAGAAGTCAGGCCGAGATTGTTGAGGATGTAAGAAGACTAGTTGAGTATCAAGGTGTTCAAGAAGTTATGTTACTTGGGCAAAATGTTAACTCTTTTGGAAAAGAAAATGGGGAGAGATTAAGTGATCTAATCATGGATCTCGACCAAATTAACGGCCTAGAGATTTTAAGATACACAACTTCACATCCGTATGATGTGTCGGATGACTTAATTGCAGCTCACGGAGCGGCCAAAAAGTTATCAAAACACTTACACCTTCCAGTTCAATCTGGATCAAATACAGTTCTCCAAAGAATGAATCGTGAGTACACAAAAGAACACTATCTAGGACTTCTAGAAAAACTTCGTGCTGCCAGGCCTGATATCGTTCTTTCAACTGATATTATCTGTGGTTTCGTTAATGAAACTGACGAAGAACACAAAGAAACACTTGATCTACTTGAAAAAGCTCAATTTGACTTCATTTATTCATATGTTTACTCACAAAGAAGTAAAACTCGAGCTGCGAAAATGGAAGATTTTCTGACTCAGGAAATTAGAAAATCACGCCTTCATGAAGTCCAGGCCTTTCAATTAGCTATCCAAGAAAAGATACGTGCTAAGATGGTTGGTAATGAATACCGCGTGCTAGTCGAGGGTTCGAATACTATGAAGGGTGAAACGAAGTGGAAGGGGAGAACAAATTGTAATCGCCTTATTCACTTTAAGGGACCGGAAGACAACGAGGATTTAAATCTTAAATGGCACTGGGTCGATGTTAAGTGTATTTCGACAACTGCTCTTTCTTGTCAGGGTGAACTCCTTCAAGATCATGGACGTCGCTTAAATAAATAGCTGTAATGACAAAGAAGAATGGAGTTCTTTGCCTAAATAGGCATTGATGAGTTGGTAAGTTGTAAAATATCCCTGAGTATACTTTGAGGATATTATGAAATTACGCTTACCCTTACTTTGTAAAATTATATTATTTG is a window from the Bacteriovorax sp. BAL6_X genome containing:
- the miaB gene encoding tRNA (N6-isopentenyl adenosine(37)-C2)-methylthiotransferase MiaB, which codes for MAIDISPTGLGVSKQNHVASSFIDEKSGDRIVQLGDVTFPPRKVWMKTYGCQMNYHDTERILSHLKNLNFSHTEDLEEASLVLFNTCAVRELANNKFYSQLGELKHLKQEKGDDLVIGVGGCVAQTEGKDLVKKFKHLNFAFGPDTIDTINDMVYRTYAGDDKFSVNTWDRSSNFSIETKINHGTPQAFVNIIKGCDKYCTYCIVPYTRGRERSRSQAEIVEDVRRLVEYQGVQEVMLLGQNVNSFGKENGERLSDLIMDLDQINGLEILRYTTSHPYDVSDDLIAAHGAAKKLSKHLHLPVQSGSNTVLQRMNREYTKEHYLGLLEKLRAARPDIVLSTDIICGFVNETDEEHKETLDLLEKAQFDFIYSYVYSQRSKTRAAKMEDFLTQEIRKSRLHEVQAFQLAIQEKIRAKMVGNEYRVLVEGSNTMKGETKWKGRTNCNRLIHFKGPEDNEDLNLKWHWVDVKCISTTALSCQGELLQDHGRRLNK